GAAGTGGGTGGAAGTCGACCATGGGCAACTTGAGAAAACCCTCTTTCAGTATCTTGAATTGCAGTCGCGCCTCGGCGAAGGAATTACGCTCCGCCAATGGATGCAAATGCAACAAGGCAATGCAGAGGATGCCTTTCTCAAAAAAGTATTGGCCGAGGAATCGCTCGGGATCGAGATGGGCACCTGGCTGGATCAATTCGCCTCCCATTCCCTTGTCAATGCAGGCTCCATAGCCGTTGGCGAAGATTTCAAGGCAACCTTGCGCCCCTACCAGGGACAAGGACTAAGCTGGATACATTCCATGCTTTCCATGGGTTTCGGGGCTTGTCTGGCTGATGATATGGGACTGGGTAAGACAATCCAGGTGCTTGCGCTTCTCCAGCACGCCCTGAAACAGGGAACTTTAAAAAATGTTTTGCTGGTTGTACCTGCTTCACTAGTCGGCAACTGGCAGAAAGAAGCGGCCAAGTTTGCCCCTGAACTCAAGGTGATTACCCTGCATGCCTGTGAGGAAAAACTGGCAAGCACCGATTGCACGAAAGAAGCCCTGTATATCACCACCTACGCAATGGTTTCCAGTCGCAAAGCGATCAGTGACACATTCTGGGACATTCTGATACTCGACGAAGCCCAGGCAATCAAGAACCCCGGCACAAAACAGACAAAGGCCATCAAGGCCCTACCGTGCAGGAACCGCATTGCATTGACAGGCACCCCTGTTGAAAACAGCCTCTCAGACCTTTGGTCGCTGTTCGACTTCCTCAATCCGGGACTGCTTGGCACCAAAAAGCAATTTTCCATGATCAGCGACCGTTTGAAGGACCATCCACAACGGTATGCTTTGCTTCGATCAGCCATTGCCCCTTTCATTCTCCGCCGATGCAAGACTGACAGGAAAATCATAGCAGACCTTCCGCAAAAGATTGAGAGCGAAGTTTCAGTCCACCTTGCAGCCAGACAGATAGTCCTCTACAAGGATGTCATTGCAAATCTGGAAAAAGCCATTGCCGAGGTTGAGGGGATCAAGAAAAAAGGGTTGGTATTATCTACGATCCTCAAATGCAAACAGATTTGCAACCACCCCTCGCAATTTCTCGGGATTCCCGATTTCAAGGAGAATGCCAGCGGGAAATTCAATGTACTGAGACAGATTTCAGAGACTGTGGCCTCTCGACATGAAAAAATGCTGGTATTTACCCAGTTCCAGGAAATGACAGCCCCCCTGGCCGCATTTCTCGAAACGATCTTCAAAGTCCCCGGTGGAATAATCGACGGGAAGGTAGACCCAAAGAAACGGGGTGACCTGGTAGAGCAATTCAACAGTGAGCGTTACATCCCCTTCATGGTACTCTCCATCAAAGCGGGGGGAACCGGATTGAACCTGACAGGGGCAAACCATGTCATACATTTCGACCGCTGGTGGAACCCCGCGGTAGAGAACCAAGCGACAGACAGGGCTTTCAGGATCGGACAAAGAAAAAACGTCAATGTCTATAAATTTACCAGCCAGGGTACCGTCGAGGAAAAAATCTCAGCCTTGATCGAGAGCAAGAAGGCTCTTCAGGAAGAGGTGATCGGTTCCTCGGACGGAGAGAGCTGGATGGCCAAGCTGGATGACAGGGCAATCCTGGATTTATTCCGTCTAGAAAAGGAGCAGTACTGATGGGCAACTACCCCTATGACAATTCTTTTCCTTCCTACCACAGCACCTCAGCTGCCGAGGTCAAGGCAAATGCGAGAAAAACCCTTGCCAAGAGCAAGAAAACCCTTCATCCGGTAATCTTGGAAGGCCGCACAATAGCAAAGACCTGGTGGGGGAAAGCCTGGTGTAACAACCTTGAGCGATACAGCGATTATGCAAACCGCATAGGAAGGGGCCGGTCGTATGTCCGTAGCGGGGCTGTCTTGGATTTGCAGATGGAAAAAGGACTGATAAAGGCATTGGTGCAAGGTTCGCGTTCAAAACCCTACTCGGTAACGATAGGCATCGACGCGCTTTCCCCCATACGTTGGGACGCTATTACAAAAGCTTGCTCCCATCGCATTGCATCCATGGATGCCTTGCTGGAGGGGCAATTTCCCCATGAACTGGAAATGCTATTTACCGACCTATCCTATGGCCTTTTCCCGGCCCCCAAGGAAATCCATATCGACTGCAACTGCCCAGACTGGGCAATTCTCTGCAAGCATGCCGCAGCGGTGCTCTATGCGGTAGGAAGCCGTCTTGACGAGGATCCCTTACATTTTTTCACGCTCCGTTCCATGGATTTCTCTGTTTTGCTACAAAGGACCGTTGAAGAAAAAAGTTCTCTCATGTTGCAGAATGCAGGTAAACCAAGCGCTCGAACGCTTCCTGAGGAGGTTGCAAGGAACCTGTTTGGCATGTAAGGATACACTCGTTCCATCATGAATAAATATACATCCAACCTTGACAAAACATGTATAATTATGTAGTAATTGAAGTTGAATTTATTATTTTTACAGTGGGTTATAATGGACAGACAAACAGACGATTTAGCCGATGCAAAACGAGAAGTTGCCAAAAAACGGGTGGTCTCGATAGACCCTACGGCAGTTAAGAAAAAAAACTTTACCATCCAGATGACCGATGGTGTGCTTATACCACGCAAAGATGACGGCCATGTGCTCAATTCCTGGAGAATTACATTCTTCAGTGCTTTATTATTGCTTGCAGGCTTGGTTATTTTCAAACCAGATCCCTACCGTGATATTTTCATGGTCACTATCAAGGGGGCTCCGGTTACCTTTGAAGCTACGATCTTTGCAATATTAGGGGCAATTGTCATTGGAACCCTTACTGGGTTGGGCTCGGTCAGCAAACACCGTTGGGTCAATATGGTCAGCGGAGTGTACGTTGAACTTATCAGGGGAATCCCGCTACTGGTCCAATTGATATTCATCTACTATGCGATGGGAAGATTCTTCCACGTTGAAGGCATGGTTGCGGCAGTCATTGCCCTTTCGATTTGTTTCGGGGCCTATATGGGCGAAATTATCAGAGCCGGTATCCAGGCAATCCCAAAAGGACAGATGGAAGCGGCCATTGCCCTGGGCCTTACCCGAGGCCAGGCATTCCGG
The sequence above is a segment of the Sphaerochaeta pleomorpha str. Grapes genome. Coding sequences within it:
- a CDS encoding DEAD/DEAH box helicase, which produces METNTLWLTDTGFQAQGTDTWETQFLDNPMETLFSYCAKETPDIPSLRYLIQIANIFLETASSQSDIELTRAKKAIPLDNAAQESLLASVPLCEGTEQVTPQWLSLMWDACNGYLRSKLEKEDCSVEACIARYRPDLHIAGRLYFHLVENPETPYPFAFLCTYATKLGTEIRHMPLKYALEEFKGDNERLLHLMGSLFKASGESSFISSLMESGELFSPIKLTNGEAYTFLKETPMYRECGIGCRIPQWWKNRHFTSKTNLTIGTKAKSLLGLDSLLSYEVSLQLNGQDISIEELQQLLLEQDGLRLFKGKWVEVDHGQLEKTLFQYLELQSRLGEGITLRQWMQMQQGNAEDAFLKKVLAEESLGIEMGTWLDQFASHSLVNAGSIAVGEDFKATLRPYQGQGLSWIHSMLSMGFGACLADDMGLGKTIQVLALLQHALKQGTLKNVLLVVPASLVGNWQKEAAKFAPELKVITLHACEEKLASTDCTKEALYITTYAMVSSRKAISDTFWDILILDEAQAIKNPGTKQTKAIKALPCRNRIALTGTPVENSLSDLWSLFDFLNPGLLGTKKQFSMISDRLKDHPQRYALLRSAIAPFILRRCKTDRKIIADLPQKIESEVSVHLAARQIVLYKDVIANLEKAIAEVEGIKKKGLVLSTILKCKQICNHPSQFLGIPDFKENASGKFNVLRQISETVASRHEKMLVFTQFQEMTAPLAAFLETIFKVPGGIIDGKVDPKKRGDLVEQFNSERYIPFMVLSIKAGGTGLNLTGANHVIHFDRWWNPAVENQATDRAFRIGQRKNVNVYKFTSQGTVEEKISALIESKKALQEEVIGSSDGESWMAKLDDRAILDLFRLEKEQY
- a CDS encoding SWIM zinc finger family protein; translated protein: MGNYPYDNSFPSYHSTSAAEVKANARKTLAKSKKTLHPVILEGRTIAKTWWGKAWCNNLERYSDYANRIGRGRSYVRSGAVLDLQMEKGLIKALVQGSRSKPYSVTIGIDALSPIRWDAITKACSHRIASMDALLEGQFPHELEMLFTDLSYGLFPAPKEIHIDCNCPDWAILCKHAAAVLYAVGSRLDEDPLHFFTLRSMDFSVLLQRTVEEKSSLMLQNAGKPSARTLPEEVARNLFGM
- a CDS encoding amino acid ABC transporter permease — its product is MDRQTDDLADAKREVAKKRVVSIDPTAVKKKNFTIQMTDGVLIPRKDDGHVLNSWRITFFSALLLLAGLVIFKPDPYRDIFMVTIKGAPVTFEATIFAILGAIVIGTLTGLGSVSKHRWVNMVSGVYVELIRGIPLLVQLIFIYYAMGRFFHVEGMVAAVIALSICFGAYMGEIIRAGIQAIPKGQMEAAIALGLTRGQAFRYVILPQTVKVVLPAIGNEFISMLKDSSLVSTIALSDILRKGREYISRTFLSLETMLIVALIYLVITLLLSRLVGLLEERLHKNG